A stretch of the Sulfurimonas sp. HSL3-1 genome encodes the following:
- a CDS encoding YaiO family outer membrane beta-barrel protein, giving the protein MKRTFLPLILLPVCLSAEIFSARLGHFETASEAEGARARLSAGLAPYCVTYAEPGEYSVRCLVGSRDADIRQMAVALGVGDFETVKDDPGRIRQLFIDHLYETARAQGAPAACDASRMLAEAFPGDGAVLKQYATLLFWSGRTGEAATQFGRLVSLDPVYRNDKVYLQVRTTLLLEKGEALLEEAPAEVPALIDGEPEAVRNAYDAMLLRVRALIRLGALPKAEAADRALLERYPASAEAEAILTDLLRWQGKYAEAAERLQQSYTLNANRETGKKLAALYLEAGEPGKAEALLETLVAEQPGDLETTRLYVTVLLRLHEKSKAGAAVSALDGQALVTFRKTYPQLYCRTMVHAFEAGAEFAGYSDNRDDDGRVYAGVEVPIARSVLVATAERVWRYGLYDTNVRGELYGAFGNGTWGYLSISAAPDADFLPRYSLGGHLYKGVGHFEFGMGYVYSHYKESDTHLLVPEYSLYFGDRYTWNQKFYWIPESGSYALLNLLKYESACRWEAMLSYTRASSSEKVDIGNVFSHTDADMFRGEGSYRLTPEWMAGAALFYDHYRSDTATFDRRGASVYVKRYW; this is encoded by the coding sequence ATGAAACGCACTTTTCTGCCGTTGATTCTGCTGCCGGTTTGTCTGTCGGCGGAGATATTCTCGGCAAGACTCGGTCATTTCGAAACGGCATCGGAAGCGGAGGGGGCGAGGGCGCGTCTCTCGGCCGGTCTCGCGCCCTACTGCGTGACCTACGCGGAGCCGGGGGAGTACTCGGTACGCTGCCTTGTCGGCAGCCGCGACGCCGACATCCGCCAGATGGCAGTAGCGCTCGGCGTCGGTGACTTTGAGACCGTGAAAGACGATCCCGGCAGGATCAGGCAGCTCTTCATCGACCACCTTTATGAAACGGCACGCGCGCAGGGCGCGCCGGCGGCCTGCGACGCCTCACGCATGCTGGCCGAGGCCTTTCCCGGCGACGGGGCCGTGTTGAAACAGTACGCGACGCTGCTCTTCTGGTCGGGACGCACCGGGGAGGCGGCAACGCAGTTCGGGCGACTTGTGTCGCTGGACCCGGTTTACAGGAACGACAAAGTCTACCTGCAGGTGCGAACGACCCTGCTTCTCGAGAAGGGCGAGGCACTCCTGGAGGAGGCGCCAGCAGAGGTCCCGGCACTGATCGACGGCGAACCCGAAGCGGTCAGGAACGCCTACGATGCCATGCTGCTGCGCGTCCGCGCATTGATCAGGCTGGGTGCGTTGCCCAAAGCGGAAGCCGCCGACCGCGCGCTTTTGGAGCGCTACCCCGCGAGTGCGGAGGCGGAGGCGATCCTGACGGACCTGCTGCGCTGGCAGGGCAAATACGCCGAAGCCGCCGAACGGCTGCAGCAAAGCTATACACTCAATGCGAATCGCGAAACGGGGAAAAAACTGGCGGCGCTCTACCTGGAAGCGGGAGAGCCGGGGAAAGCCGAAGCGCTGCTTGAAACGCTGGTCGCGGAGCAGCCCGGAGACCTGGAAACGACACGGCTTTATGTCACGGTGCTGCTGCGGCTGCATGAAAAATCCAAAGCGGGGGCCGCTGTGTCGGCATTGGACGGGCAGGCGCTGGTGACGTTCCGCAAGACCTACCCGCAGCTCTACTGCCGTACCATGGTCCACGCGTTCGAGGCGGGAGCGGAGTTCGCCGGCTACAGCGACAACAGGGACGACGACGGGCGGGTCTATGCCGGAGTCGAAGTGCCGATCGCGCGCAGTGTGCTTGTCGCCACGGCTGAAAGGGTCTGGCGATACGGCCTCTACGACACGAATGTGCGCGGAGAGCTTTATGGTGCCTTCGGGAACGGGACCTGGGGCTACCTCTCCATTTCCGCGGCGCCGGACGCGGATTTCCTCCCCCGTTACAGCCTCGGCGGGCACCTTTACAAGGGGGTTGGGCATTTTGAGTTCGGCATGGGGTACGTCTATAGCCACTATAAAGAGAGCGACACGCATCTGCTGGTGCCGGAGTACTCCCTCTATTTCGGCGACCGTTACACCTGGAACCAGAAGTTCTACTGGATTCCCGAGAGCGGCAGTTACGCGCTGCTGAATCTGCTGAAATACGAAAGCGCCTGCCGCTGGGAGGCCATGCTCTCCTATACACGGGCCTCCTCGTCGGAAAAGGTCGACATCGGCAATGTGTTCAGCCATACGGACGCGGACATGTTCCGGGGGGAGGGGAGCTACCGGCTGACGCCGGAATGGATGGCGGGCGCGGCCCTCTTTTATGACCATTACCGTTCAGACACCGCGACATTCGATCGCCGGGGCGCGAGCGTCTACGTCAAAAGGTACTGGTAA